In Quercus lobata isolate SW786 chromosome 12, ValleyOak3.0 Primary Assembly, whole genome shotgun sequence, a genomic segment contains:
- the LOC115971823 gene encoding 3-ketoacyl-CoA synthase 6-like, with translation MESLSKLSHDPLQHTTTLPSTLLSQQLHSIFLELLSFSAVILIASIEAFFILHQWKPIFHFLFLCSFILFFILKLFLSKPPPIYLVDFSCFKPPSFCRIPFSSFLENASLFQFHDAESLSFMAKILTTSGQSEETCVPPALHYIPPKTHLRESIKEVRMVLFPVMEDLLSKTGLSPRDIDILIVNCSGFCHCPSLSSIIINKYSMRSDIKSYTLSGMGCSASALAIDMAQSLLKIHRNSYALVLSTEILSSGWYSGNDRTKLPLNCLFRTGSAAILLSNRKEAKEYSKYKLFRTLRTQRAFDDKAYLSAFREEDSEGNLGVTLKRDLLQVAGETLRSNITVLGSSILPLSEKLWHGVSILWKKFIDKSSEIYVPNFKTVIQHFCLPTSGRPVIREIAKGLKLGDRDMEAALMTLHRFGNQSSSSLWYELAYLEAKERVNKGDKVWQLGMGSGSKCNSVVWECIRPIIGESKRGPWADCICRYPIMAVD, from the coding sequence ATGGAGTCTTTGTCTAAGCTTAGCCATGACCCTCTTCAACATACCACTACCCTACCCTCCACTCTTCTGTCACAGCAACTTCATTCTATTTTCTTGGAACTTCTAAGCTTTTCTGCTGTCATACTTATAGCTTCCATAGAAGCATTTTTCATCTTACATCAATGGAAACCCATTTTCCATTTCCTCTTTCTCTGTTCTTTCATCCTCTTTTTCATCCTCAAACTCTTCCTTTCAAAACCTCCTCCAATTTATTTAGTTGACTTCTCATGTTTTAAACCTCCAAGCTTTTGCAGAATCcccttctcctccttccttgAAAATGCTTCCTTATTTCAATTCCATGACGCTGAAAGCCTCTCTTTCATGGCCAAAATCCTCACTACTTCCGGACAAAGTGAAGAGACCTGTGTGCCCCCAGCTTTACACTACATTCCACCAAAAACCCATCTACGAGAATCCATCAAAGAAGTCCGTATGGTGCTCTTCCCTGTCATGGAAGACCTACTCTCCAAAACTGGTCTCTCTCCACGTGACATTGATATTCTTATCGTAAATTGTAGTGGTTTTTGTCACTGTCCTTCACTCTCTTCCATTATCATAAACAAATACTCCATGAGGAGTGATATTAAGAGCTATACTCTCTCTGGTATGGGATGCAGTGCAAGCGCTCTTGCCATTGATATGGCTCAAAGTCTCCTAAAAATCCACAGAAACTCTTATGCTCTTGTTCTTAGCACTGAAATCTTGTCTTCCGGTTGGTACTCAGGAAATGACCGAACAAAGTTGCCCCTTAACTGCCTCTTCAGAACAGGCAGTGCAGCCATTTTGCTTTCAAATAGAAAAGAAGCAAAGGAGTACTCAAAATACAAGCTGTTTCGAACACTGAGAACCCAAAGAGCCTTTGATGACAAGGCTTATCTTTCAGCATTTCGTGAAGAGGACTCTGAAGGAAATCTTGGGGTTACACTGAAGAGAGATTTACTACAAGTCGCTGGAGAAACTCTCAGATCAAACATCACCGTTCTTGGTTCCTCAATCTTGCCCTTATCAGAGAAACTTTGGCATGGTGTTTCAATTTTATGGAAGAAATTTATTGACAAATCTAGTGAAATATACGTGCCAAATTTCAAGACAGTGATACAGCATTTTTGCTTGCCAACATCAGGGAGACCAGTGATCAGAGAGATAGCGAAAGGGCTAAAGCTTGGAGATAGAGACATGGAAGCTGCATTAATGACACTACACAGGTTTGGTAACCAGTCTTCCTCTTCATTGTGGTATGAATTGGCTTACTTGGAAGCTAAAGAAAGAGTGAACAAAGGTGACAAGGTTTGGCAACTTGGTATGGGCAGTGGGTCCAAGTGCAATAGTGTTGTTTGGGAGTGCATAAGGCCCATTATTGGAGAGTCCAAGAGGGGCCCATGGGCTGATTGTATTTGTCGTTATCCAATCATGGCCGTTGATTAA